From the genome of SAR324 cluster bacterium, one region includes:
- a CDS encoding type II secretion system protein GspG, protein MKRRKYRGFSLFEVALSVGLMGLVGAMGTPLVLHSLDSVATTATMSELKNIDQGLYHYYRDTGMFPTNVQGLAALLSAPVAAPASWSGPYMASAFERFSRDSWGTDYDYRQYPDFGQRCFSALQNCALLISRGANGQKNWTDTPLQVGGDDLVWVASARIPRQEYLEETMGRLDSIMQALNEVQSSVPFAHLDNGRAVEEAGGHFCPKTEPISLPHPANQKNITDVPNVDEQIEVDTWGNRFVWDEVRNQFYSCGPDQLDNSNTPGSDDISG, encoded by the coding sequence GTGAAACGCAGAAAATATCGTGGTTTCAGTTTGTTTGAAGTGGCTTTGAGTGTGGGTTTGATGGGTCTTGTCGGAGCAATGGGAACCCCCCTGGTGCTTCATTCTCTGGACAGTGTGGCGACAACCGCGACCATGAGCGAATTAAAAAACATTGATCAGGGATTGTATCACTACTACAGAGACACCGGAATGTTTCCCACCAATGTGCAGGGGCTGGCCGCCCTGCTTTCGGCACCGGTTGCGGCTCCCGCAAGCTGGAGTGGCCCCTACATGGCAAGCGCCTTCGAACGGTTTTCCAGAGACAGTTGGGGAACCGACTATGATTACAGGCAATATCCTGACTTCGGGCAACGATGCTTCAGTGCTTTACAAAATTGCGCGTTACTCATTTCCCGTGGGGCCAATGGTCAGAAAAACTGGACGGACACTCCGTTGCAGGTGGGAGGCGATGATCTGGTCTGGGTAGCGTCTGCCAGAATTCCCCGTCAGGAATATCTTGAGGAAACGATGGGACGGCTTGACAGCATCATGCAAGCCCTGAATGAAGTTCAAAGCTCTGTTCCCTTTGCCCATCTGGATAATGGCCGAGCGGTCGAAGAGGCAGGAGGTCATTTCTGTCCCAAAACCGAGCCTATTTCTCTGCCGCATCCTGCCAATCAAAAAAATATCACCGATGTTCCGAATGTGGATGAACAGATTGAGGTCGATACCTGGGGCAACCGGTTTGTCTGGGATGAAGTCCGCAATCAATTTTACAGTTGCGGACCTGACCAACTGGACAACAGCAACACCCCTGGCT
- a CDS encoding type II secretion system protein GspG has translation MDFELKNDLKNISNGFSLMEMMISLAVFSLMIGMAVPLSKQVMTFREVTATREKMQSLEKGLTLYYTDMGVFPPSGQLNAVLEKPVGAAFARWNGPYLSGNPDSLLMDAWGTAFVYANVPIINGQASIGNNRCLLLSAGGNRTAEWLTAGIPPNYTLIGSGDDQFAIVSSVSVQNQQLQETRDRLNVVMKQLIANRATVTFTDLDTGAKNIANIPDLGTFFNHDQWGNNFVWHKQLNLFYSRGPNLLDESSGGNVLAGDDIGGL, from the coding sequence ATGGATTTTGAATTGAAGAATGATCTAAAAAACATATCCAACGGCTTCAGTCTGATGGAAATGATGATTTCCCTGGCTGTATTTTCCCTCATGATTGGCATGGCGGTGCCGTTGTCCAAGCAGGTCATGACGTTTCGTGAAGTGACCGCGACCCGTGAGAAGATGCAATCACTGGAAAAAGGCCTGACGCTGTATTACACCGACATGGGAGTTTTCCCACCGTCAGGACAATTGAACGCGGTTCTGGAAAAACCTGTTGGTGCCGCCTTCGCCCGCTGGAATGGTCCCTATCTTTCAGGGAATCCGGACAGTTTGCTGATGGATGCCTGGGGAACTGCTTTTGTCTATGCCAATGTTCCGATCATCAATGGACAGGCATCGATTGGCAACAACCGGTGTCTGCTTTTGTCTGCCGGGGGCAATCGAACCGCAGAATGGCTGACGGCTGGAATTCCACCCAATTATACTCTGATCGGCAGTGGTGATGATCAGTTTGCTATCGTGTCATCCGTTTCTGTGCAAAACCAACAATTGCAGGAAACCAGAGACCGCTTGAATGTGGTTATGAAGCAATTGATTGCAAATCGGGCTACAGTGACGTTCACTGACCTGGATACCGGCGCAAAAAATATAGCGAACATTCCGGATCTTGGAACATTTTTCAACCATGACCAATGGGGAAATAACTTTGTCTGGCACAAACAACTCAATCTGTTTTACAGCAGGGGACCCAATCTGCTGGATGAAAGTTCCGGCGGAAACGTCCTTGCCGGCGATGACATTGGAGGCCTGTGA
- a CDS encoding prepilin-type N-terminal cleavage/methylation domain-containing protein, whose protein sequence is MENRAVLVKPHPYPEKRGFTLMEIALSLALLSVVIGITTPIVSTLSSRANFVLTYDKLALIEQGLTLYNQDIGDFPPAVVDLVSGAVVHASLLSGGKPVGLVALIEQPTTATLSFGGLPPFPFEPITWQGPYLSGYMPNNLWDAWGMPFQYTPSAIGVNVVSANNAPDNPHIDVSKASANQAADLKTRDVLRIINEQVQLDMQPQLDYLSGSPNPADAINFLINSTDMAGVNYISAYYRKDPWGQPFLWHPIQLQFYSTGPNRIRDGQPNNLGTCNYIERICSGTLGDDIDGF, encoded by the coding sequence GTGGAAAATAGAGCCGTCCTTGTGAAGCCCCATCCCTATCCTGAAAAACGTGGATTCACCCTAATGGAAATCGCACTTTCACTGGCCTTGCTGTCTGTGGTGATTGGAATCACAACCCCCATTGTCAGCACGCTTTCCAGTCGGGCAAATTTTGTGCTGACCTATGACAAACTGGCCCTGATTGAACAGGGATTGACGCTCTATAATCAGGACATTGGCGATTTTCCGCCTGCGGTGGTCGATCTTGTTTCCGGTGCCGTTGTTCATGCTTCGTTGTTGTCAGGTGGAAAACCTGTCGGGCTGGTTGCCCTGATTGAACAACCCACCACCGCAACCCTCAGCTTTGGCGGTCTGCCCCCCTTTCCGTTTGAACCCATCACCTGGCAGGGACCCTATCTGAGCGGTTACATGCCCAACAATCTGTGGGACGCCTGGGGCATGCCCTTTCAATACACACCATCCGCTATCGGGGTTAATGTGGTTTCCGCCAATAACGCGCCGGACAATCCCCACATTGATGTTTCCAAAGCATCAGCCAATCAGGCCGCGGATTTAAAAACACGCGATGTCCTGCGAATCATCAATGAACAGGTCCAACTGGATATGCAACCGCAACTGGATTACCTGTCAGGCTCCCCCAATCCTGCGGACGCGATCAATTTTTTAATCAACAGCACGGACATGGCAGGCGTCAATTATATAAGCGCCTATTACCGGAAAGATCCCTGGGGACAGCCGTTTTTGTGGCATCCGATTCAGTTGCAGTTTTACAGCACAGGCCCCAACCGGATCAGGGATGGGCAACCCAATAATCTGGGAACCTGCAATTACATTGAACGCATTTGTTCAGGAACGCTTGGTGATGATATCGATGGATTTTGA